One Amaranthus tricolor cultivar Red isolate AtriRed21 chromosome 10, ASM2621246v1, whole genome shotgun sequence genomic window carries:
- the LOC130826104 gene encoding stomatal closure-related actin-binding protein 3-like translates to MTRVSPELDYELHSDSVLSVSVDVSFPANGFPKYKIGPNNEIVEEPKRNPDSPPLKEVVVQETQQLAEQHKRLSVRDLATKFDKNLSAAAKLSDEAKLRDKPSLEGHVLLKKLRDALELMKGCMTGINKEEVEQAISLVELLAVKLTQQEGEFIQEKFEVKKLANFLKQASDDAKRLVSQERSFACAEIESARAVVQRFGEALEEEEKLAQNSGKQDVEKLVEEVQEARRIKMMHQPCKVMDMEHELRALRLQLREKSIFSAKLQKELAMSKRAEESRLCVYQLEGAQTLGSCIRIRPRANNAPDLSKCSIQWYRVSSESEHKETMAGANKPIYAPEPLDVGKILRADIVSDTQTISVTTVSAIDPAPGLTSYVQSLQRKSNADFHVVISQMNGQDYPSHSVHIFNVGKSRLKLSRGWINKTRESYSTAMQLCGVRGGGNAASKSLFWQARKGVSYVLTFETERDRNAAIILARKHALDSHVELAGPNE, encoded by the exons ATGACTAGGGTGAGTCCTGAGCTTGATTATGAGTTGCATAGTGATTCGGTTCTATCAGTTTCGGTTGATGTTAGCTTTCCTGCAAATGGTTTTCCGAAGTATAAAATTGGACCCAATAATGAAATTGTAGAAGAGCCAAAGCGTAATCCGGATTCTCCGCCTCTTAAGGAGGTTGTAGTACAAGAAACTCAGCAGTTAGCCGAGCAACACAAACGTCTTTCCGTTAGAGATCTTGCAACTAAATTTGATAAGAATTTGTCTGCAGCTGCTAAACTATCAGATGAG gCGAAGCTTAGGGATAAACCTTCTTTGGAAGGACATGTTCTTTTGAAAAAACTAAGAGATGCTTTGGAGTTGATGAAAGGATGCATGACTGGTATAAATAAGGAGGAAGTTGAGCAAGCTATATCGTTG GTGGAGCTTTTGGCGGTTAAGTTGACACAGCAAGAAGGAGAATTTATTCAAGAGAAGTTTGAAGTGAAGAAACTAGCAAATTTTCTTAAGCAG GCTTCAGATGATGCTAAAAGATTGGTAAGCCAGGAAAGATCCTTCGCTTGTGCTGAAATCGAGAGTGCTAGAGCTGTAGTACAAAGGTTTGGTGAGGctcttgaagaagaagaaaagctAGCTCAAAATTCAGGAAAGCAG GATGTAGAGAAATTGGTGGAGGAGGTTCAGGAAGCTAGACGAATCAAAATGATGCATCAACCATGCAAG GTGATGGACATGGAACATGAGCTTCGAGCTCTTAGACTTCAACTACGAGAGAAATCCATATTTTCTGCTAAGCTTCAAAAAgag CTGGCAATGAGCAAGAGAGCAGAAGAAAGTAGACTGTGTGTGTACCAGCTGGAAGGTGCTCAAACCTTAGGTTCATGTATTAGGATCCGACCTCGTGCTAATAATGCTCCCGATCTTTCAAAATGTTCAATTCAATGGTACCGTGTATCGTCTGAGAGTGAGCATAAAGAAACCATGGCAG GTGCCAATAAACCAATCTACGCGCCTGAACCTTTAGACGTGGGCAAAATTTTGCGAGCTGATATCGTTTCTGATACTCAGACAATTTCTGTGACAACAGTTTCCGCCATTGATCCTG CCCCTGGATTGACGAGCTATGTGCAATCACTTCAGCGGAAGTCCAATGCTGATTTTCAT GTGGTGATATCCCAGATGAACGGACAAGATTATCCGTCACATTCTGTTCACATATTTAATGTGGGAAAATCGAGACTAAAACTCAGTCGAGGGTGGATAAATAAGACTAGGGAGTCTTATTCTACCGCAATGCAG TTATGTGGTGTAAGAGGAGGCGGTAATGCAGCTTCGAAATCATTGTTTTGGCAAGCAAGGAAGGGAGTTTCCTACGTTTTGACATTCGAAACAGAACGAGACAGAAACGCTGCCATTATACTCGCTAGAAAACACGCCCTTGATTCCCAT GTTGAACTTGCTGGACCTAACGAGTGA
- the LOC130826106 gene encoding calmodulin-interacting protein 111-like has protein sequence MRGRVWLMVSIGSLMDNFRLRAMTFVGRLPSKTNRKSEDCTKELTLLLFLQQTVLTRLILPCIDQIVLIYPTFMLCSSDVNITELAHLSEGCTDADTSLTCREAAISAIEENLNALEIKMEHLKNANSS, from the exons ATGAGAGGAAGGGTTTGGCTGATGGTGTCCATTGGTAGTTTGATGGATAACTTCAGATTAAGAGCAATGACATTCGTGGGGAGGTTGCCTTCTAAAACGAATAGGAAAAGTGAG GATTGCACGAAAGAGTTAACGTTACTGTTGTTTCTGCAGCAAACTGTCCTGACAAGATTGATTCTGCCCTGCATAGACCAG ATCGTGTTGATATATCCAACATTCATGCTTTGCTCTTCTGATGTCAACATAACAGAGCTAGCTCATCTCTCTGAAGGATGCACTGATGCTGATACATCATTAACTTGCAGAGAAGCAGCAATCTCAGCAATTGAA GAGAATCTAAATGCTTTGGAGATAAAAATGGAACATTTGAAAAATGCCAACAGCAGCTGA
- the LOC130826107 gene encoding transcription factor MYBC1-like produces MREEDSNWFSKWEEQLPSPDELISLSQTLITPDLASVFDIQIHGSNGNIPMSTSPHMHPNSSEFDSSSAELNGGGEGGGGGSTSGGGGSDEPARTLKRPRLVWTPQLHKRFVDAVAHLGIKNAVPKTIMQLMSVDGLTRENVASHLQKYRLYLKRMQGINNGNGLGGSGDSATDNLFASSPVPAHFLHGPGGGGGGGGARPNSEHLMPYIALNHHQMMAGHQPVTAQYQHHRQMGHFGSGQNGGHGQFEHPLFSRQAQSGPNRNGMMQNTGFIEDLESATVNNGRKVLTLFPTGDD; encoded by the coding sequence atgagGGAAGAAGATTCAAATTGGTTTTCAAAATGGGAAGAACAACTTCCATCTCCAGATGAATTAATTTCACTATCTCAAACCCTAATTACACCCGATCTTGCTTCAGTTTTTGATATTCAAATCCATGGAAGCAATGGAAATATACCCATGTCTACATCACCTCATATGCATCCAAACTCGTCCGAGTTTGACTCATCTTCTGCCGAGTTAAACGGAGGCGGTGAAGGCGGTGGAGGCGGATCAACTTCTGGTGGTGGTGGGTCCGATGAGCCAGCGCGGACCCTAAAACGGCCCCGCCTTGTGTGGACCCCACAACTTCATAAGAGATTTGTTGATGCTGTGGCCCACTTGGGTATAAAAAATGCGGTTCCCAAGACTATAATGCAGTTGATGAGTGTGGATGGTTTAACCAGAGAAAATGTTGCTAGCCATTTACAGAAATATAGATTGTATCTTAAGCGAATGCAAGGAATTAACAATGGTAATGGGCTTGGAGGATCCGGTGATTCTGCTACTGATAATTTGTTTGCTAGTTCACCTGTTCCGGCCCATTTCTTACATGGTCCTGGAGGCGGAGGCGGAGGCGGCGGGGCTAGGCCAAATTCAGAACATTTAATGCCTTACATAGCTCTTAACCACCATCAGATGATGGCGGGTCATCAACCGGTTACAGCCCAATACCAACATCATAGACAAATGGGTCatttcgggtcgggtcaaaaCGGTGGGCATGGGCAATTTGAGCATCCACTCTTCTCAAGACAAGCCCAATCGGGTCCAAATAGAAATGGAATGATGCAGAATACTGGGTTTATTGAAGATTTGGAGTCTGCAACAGTCAACAATGGCAGGAAAGTTCTTACTTTATTTCCTACTGGAGATGATtga